The Caldicellulosiruptor changbaiensis genome has a segment encoding these proteins:
- the leuC gene encoding 3-isopropylmalate dehydratase large subunit: MPRPMTMSQKILAYHAGKEYVEPGDLIFANVDLVLGNDVTTPVAIKEFEKIGVDKVFDKDKIAIVPDHFTPNKDIKSAQQCKMVREFAKKYEITNYFEVGEMGIEHALLPEKGLVVPGDLVIGADSHTCTYGALGAFSTGIGSTDMACAMATGKCWFKVPEAIKFVLYGKKTGWTSGKDIILHIIGMIGVDGALYKSMEYTGEGLKSLSMDDRFTIANMAIEAGAKNGIFEVDEKTIEYVKQHSIKPYKIFKADEDAEYSQVFEIDISKIRPTVAFPHLPENTKTIDEITEKIYIDQVVIGSCTNGRIEDLRIAAKILKGRKVKKGLRCIIFPATQNIYKQALKEGLIEIFIDAGCVVSTPTCGPCLGGHMGILAEGERALATTNRNFVGRMGHPNSEVYLSSPAIAAASAVLGYIGSPEELGMKGDEE, encoded by the coding sequence ATGCCAAGGCCAATGACAATGTCTCAAAAGATTTTGGCGTACCATGCAGGAAAAGAATATGTTGAGCCAGGCGATTTGATATTTGCAAATGTTGACTTAGTTTTAGGAAATGATGTCACAACACCTGTTGCAATAAAAGAATTTGAAAAGATAGGTGTTGATAAGGTTTTTGACAAGGACAAAATCGCAATAGTTCCAGACCACTTCACACCCAATAAAGATATAAAATCTGCCCAGCAGTGTAAGATGGTTCGCGAGTTTGCTAAAAAGTATGAGATTACAAACTACTTTGAAGTTGGCGAGATGGGTATTGAACATGCACTCTTGCCCGAAAAAGGCCTGGTTGTACCTGGCGATTTGGTAATTGGTGCAGACTCTCATACATGCACATATGGGGCATTGGGTGCTTTTTCAACAGGAATTGGTTCTACTGACATGGCATGTGCAATGGCAACAGGAAAGTGCTGGTTCAAAGTTCCAGAGGCTATTAAATTTGTGCTCTACGGCAAAAAAACTGGCTGGACATCAGGCAAAGATATTATCCTTCACATTATTGGTATGATAGGTGTTGATGGAGCACTTTACAAGTCAATGGAATACACGGGAGAGGGCTTAAAATCACTTTCGATGGATGACAGGTTCACCATTGCTAACATGGCAATTGAAGCAGGTGCAAAAAATGGTATATTTGAGGTTGATGAAAAGACAATTGAGTATGTAAAACAGCACTCCATAAAGCCTTACAAAATCTTCAAGGCAGACGAGGATGCAGAGTATTCACAGGTCTTTGAGATTGATATTTCAAAAATTAGACCCACAGTTGCTTTCCCACACCTTCCAGAGAACACAAAAACAATAGATGAGATAACAGAAAAGATTTATATAGACCAGGTTGTAATTGGTTCTTGCACAAATGGAAGAATTGAAGATTTGAGAATTGCAGCAAAGATTTTGAAAGGAAGAAAGGTTAAAAAAGGCCTTCGCTGTATCATATTCCCTGCAACACAGAACATATACAAGCAGGCTTTAAAAGAGGGGCTCATTGAAATCTTTATTGATGCAGGATGTGTTGTTTCAACACCCACTTGCGGCCCATGCCTTGGCGGGCACATGGGAATTTTGGCAGAAGGCGAGAGAGCTTTGGCTACAACAAACAGGAACTTTGTTGGCAGAATGGGTCACCCAAATAGTGAAGTATATCTGTCATCACCTGCAATTGCAGCAGCATCAGCAGTACTTGGCTATATCGGATCACCTGAAGAGCTTGGAATGAAAGGAGATGAAGAATAG
- the leuD gene encoding 3-isopropylmalate dehydratase small subunit, with translation MIFKGKAHKYYDNIDTDVIIPARYLNTSDPNELAKHCLEDLDKEFVNKVQKGDILVAGRNFGCGSSREHAPIAIKACGVSCVIAKSFARIFYRNAINIGLPIVECEEAVDGIEAGDEVEVDLVTGSIKNLTKNKEFKAKPFPEFMQNIMKAGGLIEFVKGELKKDA, from the coding sequence ATGATTTTTAAAGGGAAAGCTCACAAGTACTATGATAATATCGATACAGATGTCATTATTCCTGCAAGATATTTAAATACATCTGATCCAAATGAGCTTGCCAAACACTGCTTAGAAGATTTGGACAAAGAGTTTGTAAATAAAGTTCAAAAAGGTGACATTTTGGTTGCAGGTAGAAACTTTGGCTGTGGTTCGTCAAGAGAACATGCACCAATTGCAATAAAAGCATGTGGAGTTTCATGTGTTATTGCTAAATCTTTTGCAAGGATATTTTACAGGAATGCCATAAATATTGGTCTTCCAATTGTTGAGTGCGAAGAGGCAGTAGATGGAATAGAAGCTGGTGATGAGGTTGAGGTTGACCTTGTAACAGGTAGTATAAAAAATCTTACGAAGAACAAAGAGTTCAAGGCAAAGCCGTTTCCTGAGTTCATGCAAAATATAATGAAAGCGGGCGGGCTTATAGAGTTTGTAAAAGGAGAGTTGAAAAAAGATGCATAG
- the leuB gene encoding 3-isopropylmalate dehydrogenase has product MHRIAVIPGDGIGPEVIEQALLVLDKVSSKFGVKFEYIFLDAGGCAIDKYGVPIREEDLELVKKCEATLLGAVGGPKWDNLPGNLRPEQALLKLRGGLKVYANLRPAVLYDELKDSSPLKKEIVDKGIDILVVRELIGGMYFGPKGREIRNGQEVAYDTEIYSVSEIERIARVAFEAARKRRKKVTSVDKANILESSRLWREVVNRVAKNYPDVELAHMYVDNASMQLVKDPSQFDVILTSNMFGDILSDEASMIVGSIGMLASASLGDNKIGLYEPIHGTAPDIAGQDLANPIATILSAAMMLRYSFDMEDAAKAIENAVKIALKEGYRTRDIYTENCKLVGTKQMGKIICENI; this is encoded by the coding sequence ATGCATAGGATAGCTGTAATTCCTGGTGATGGAATTGGTCCTGAGGTAATAGAACAAGCACTGCTTGTTCTTGACAAAGTGTCTTCAAAGTTTGGGGTTAAATTTGAGTATATCTTCCTTGACGCTGGCGGATGTGCAATCGACAAGTATGGTGTTCCAATTAGAGAGGAAGATTTAGAACTTGTTAAAAAATGTGAGGCAACACTATTAGGTGCTGTTGGAGGACCAAAGTGGGATAACCTTCCAGGAAATTTGCGACCTGAACAGGCTCTTTTAAAATTAAGAGGTGGTCTAAAGGTATATGCGAACCTTCGTCCAGCGGTACTTTATGATGAGCTAAAAGACTCATCCCCACTCAAAAAAGAGATTGTAGACAAGGGCATTGACATTCTGGTTGTCAGAGAGTTAATTGGAGGAATGTATTTTGGTCCAAAAGGAAGAGAAATAAGAAATGGACAAGAGGTTGCGTATGACACTGAAATCTATTCAGTAAGTGAAATAGAAAGAATAGCAAGAGTTGCATTTGAGGCAGCAAGAAAGAGAAGAAAAAAAGTCACATCCGTTGACAAGGCAAACATATTAGAGTCTTCAAGACTTTGGCGTGAGGTTGTAAATAGAGTTGCAAAAAATTATCCGGATGTGGAACTTGCTCACATGTACGTTGACAATGCTTCCATGCAGCTTGTGAAAGACCCATCACAATTTGATGTTATATTGACATCTAATATGTTTGGAGATATTTTGTCAGATGAAGCATCAATGATTGTAGGCTCAATTGGAATGCTTGCCTCAGCTTCACTTGGCGACAACAAGATTGGCCTTTATGAGCCAATTCATGGGACAGCGCCAGACATTGCAGGGCAGGATTTAGCAAATCCTATTGCAACGATATTGTCTGCTGCAATGATGCTGCGCTACAGCTTTGACATGGAAGATGCTGCAAAGGCTATAGAAAATGCTGTGAAGATTGCTCTCAAAGAAGGGTATAGAACAAGAGATATCTATACGGAAAATTGTAAACTTGTTGGAACAAAGCAAATGGGAAAAATCATTTGTGAAAATATCTAA
- a CDS encoding aldo/keto reductase, with translation MNYRPFGKTDFKVSALGFGAMRLPILDSDYSKIDEEKAIEMLQYAIDHGINYIDTAYVYHGGNSEVVVGKALKGGYREKVKIATKLPVWQVNNFDDADRILDEQLKRLDTTYIDFYLLHALNKDHWKKLKGINIFKWVEKVISEGKIKYIGFSFHDDLNTFKEIVDSYNWTFCQIQYNILNRNYQAGEEGLKYAASKGLAVVIMEPLLGGRLAKEPPEEIKKLWDKAAVKRTPVEWALAWLWNQKEVSVVLSGMSTLEQVKQNIEYASKYDIGCLTAEELELVEKVAQRYNDLRKVNCTECKYCMPCPQGVDIPWNFSIYNQASMYNMYQEMKNDYTKKEKERAENCVECGVCETKCPQNLPIREILKEVRAYFSK, from the coding sequence ATGAATTACAGGCCCTTCGGGAAAACCGATTTCAAGGTATCAGCTCTTGGTTTTGGCGCAATGCGACTTCCTATTTTAGACAGTGACTATTCAAAGATTGATGAGGAAAAGGCAATTGAGATGCTACAATATGCAATTGACCATGGAATCAATTACATTGACACAGCATATGTGTATCATGGAGGAAACAGTGAAGTTGTGGTTGGTAAAGCTTTGAAAGGGGGATATAGAGAAAAGGTCAAGATTGCAACAAAGCTTCCTGTTTGGCAGGTAAATAATTTTGATGATGCTGATAGGATTTTAGATGAGCAGCTAAAAAGACTTGATACAACTTACATTGACTTTTACCTTTTACATGCTCTTAACAAGGACCATTGGAAAAAGTTAAAAGGTATTAACATATTTAAATGGGTTGAAAAAGTGATCTCTGAAGGGAAGATAAAGTATATAGGATTTTCATTCCATGATGATTTGAACACATTCAAAGAAATAGTAGATAGCTACAACTGGACATTCTGCCAAATTCAGTATAATATTCTGAACAGGAACTATCAAGCAGGAGAAGAGGGCTTAAAGTATGCTGCGTCAAAAGGTTTAGCAGTTGTTATCATGGAGCCGCTTTTAGGTGGAAGGCTTGCAAAAGAGCCGCCGGAAGAGATTAAAAAGCTTTGGGATAAGGCAGCTGTTAAAAGAACACCTGTTGAGTGGGCTTTGGCATGGCTTTGGAATCAGAAGGAAGTATCAGTTGTTTTAAGTGGTATGAGCACATTGGAGCAGGTAAAGCAAAATATCGAGTATGCAAGCAAATATGATATAGGGTGTCTTACAGCCGAAGAACTTGAGCTTGTGGAAAAGGTTGCGCAAAGGTACAATGATCTAAGAAAAGTCAACTGTACAGAGTGCAAATACTGTATGCCATGTCCACAGGGTGTTGATATTCCTTGGAATTTTAGCATTTACAATCAGGCAAGCATGTATAACATGTATCAGGAGATGAAAAATGATTATACAAAGAAAGAAAAAGAGAGAGCAGAAAATTGTGTTGAGTGTGGCGTTTGCGAGACAAAATGTCCACAAAACCTTCCAATAAGAGAAATTTTAAAAGAAGTTCGCGCATATTTTTCAAAGTAA
- the rpsF gene encoding 30S ribosomal protein S6 — protein MVERKYETVFIISPTLDDEARAALVEKFKNLISSNGQLLTVEEWGKRRLAYKINKHAEGYYVLMQFISKPDFPRELERVYRITDGVIRFLIVKLEK, from the coding sequence GTGGTTGAGAGAAAGTATGAAACAGTGTTTATAATAAGCCCCACACTTGACGATGAGGCAAGAGCAGCTCTTGTCGAAAAGTTCAAGAACCTTATCTCAAGCAATGGGCAGCTTCTTACAGTAGAAGAGTGGGGAAAAAGAAGGCTTGCATACAAGATTAACAAGCATGCAGAAGGGTATTATGTACTGATGCAATTTATAAGCAAGCCTGACTTCCCACGCGAGCTTGAGAGGGTTTACAGAATCACAGATGGGGTCATCAGGTTCTTGATTGTAAAGCTCGAAAAGTAA
- a CDS encoding single-stranded DNA-binding protein, translating to MNKVILMGRLTRDPEFRLTANNTPVANFTLAVSRRFKRENDQDADFIPIVAWSRLAEFSKNYLKKGRQVVVIGRLQLRTWDDESNRRHYITEVIAEEIYFAEPKPKDAPAEAEADVKGDEILPDLDEEILDSELENFFEEDIDTSSKLDLDENPEDDLPF from the coding sequence TTGAATAAAGTTATTTTAATGGGGCGCTTGACACGCGACCCCGAGTTTAGATTAACCGCAAACAATACCCCCGTTGCTAATTTTACATTAGCAGTCAGCAGAAGGTTCAAAAGAGAAAACGACCAAGATGCAGATTTTATTCCTATTGTTGCATGGAGCAGGCTTGCTGAGTTTTCAAAGAATTACTTGAAAAAAGGTAGGCAGGTAGTTGTAATAGGAAGACTGCAGCTTAGAACATGGGATGATGAATCAAATCGTCGACATTATATTACAGAGGTAATTGCAGAGGAGATATACTTTGCAGAACCAAAGCCAAAGGATGCTCCAGCAGAGGCTGAGGCAGATGTAAAAGGCGACGAAATTTTGCCAGACTTAGATGAAGAGATACTTGACAGTGAGCTTGAAAACTTCTTTGAAGAGGATATAGATACCTCTTCGAAACTGGATCTTGACGAAAATCCAGAAGATGACTTGCCGTTTTAA
- the rpsR gene encoding 30S ribosomal protein S18: MTNQNQTQNQTTQTVEKVSSRQKKKKRVCSFCVERIYDIDYKDVNRLKKFLTERGKIMPRRTTGNCARHQRQLTRAIKRARILALLPFIVE, from the coding sequence TTGACAAATCAAAATCAGACCCAAAACCAAACTACTCAGACTGTAGAAAAGGTAAGCTCAAGACAGAAGAAAAAGAAAAGAGTTTGTTCTTTTTGTGTTGAAAGAATATACGACATAGACTACAAGGATGTAAATAGATTGAAAAAGTTCCTTACTGAAAGAGGCAAGATCATGCCAAGAAGAACAACAGGAAACTGTGCAAGACATCAAAGACAGCTTACACGAGCTATCAAGAGAGCAAGAATCTTGGCGCTTTTGCCGTTTATAGTTGAATAA